A single region of the Jatrophihabitans sp. GAS493 genome encodes:
- a CDS encoding ribonuclease E/G translates to MSEPENPTESTASASDSLETTAPAPRKAPRKSTPRKAAATSAEPTAESSGAEVTAPPVKKARKSSPKKAAQPELVESAPADTGSAESASDAPTAPTAPVKTPRRRTSKKAPEAETSADVSSAVDVTPDAPADAAPAAPAAATRPPRRRSSRAAGASTSTEASDTDAADSLPPAVAAPAFVAPSVLFVPPSEAIAPAPRTRRRSSSAATSPAAEHPIPPTDVDEELSEEELIEALDAAGGLEAVEVLDAEEAREVAAEEATGARRRRRRGRRGRGGRNGAEAGAEGSSDDNSVEGTDGDADVTSQSDAPSEATDSTGGDEQSDEGGGSTSSRRRRRRRRSADGSNDSAEASDTDDPPNTVVHVRNTRGGGNNNASDDDGVRGVKGSTRLEAKRQRRRDGRDTSRRRPPILTESEFLARRESVDRVMAVRELGDRTQIAVLEDNILVEHYVTRASSTAYAGNVYLGRVQNVLPSMEAAFIDIGKTRNGVLYAGEVNWDAAGIDGKSRAIENALSSGDTVLVQVTKDPVGQKGARLTSQISLPGRFLVYVPNGAMTGISRKLPDVERTRLKSILKKIVPEDAGVIVRTAAEGASEADLTHDVERLKAQWEAIQAKAASPKSAPTLLYGEPDLAIRVVRDVFNEDFNRLVVQGDRAWSEISGYVNDVAPDLAERASKYVGTGDLFGDLRVDEQLTKALDRKVYLPSGGSLVIDRTEAMTVVDVNTGKFVGAGGNLEQTVTRNNLEAAEEIVRQLRLRDVGGIVVIDFIDMVLESNRDLVLRRLTECLGRDRTKHQVAEVTSLGLVQMTRKRVGEGLLEAFSEPCEHCKGRGVIVHSEPVGISSAAVEAVDEGGSKRKSRRSRGKGAAAAESIELPEPMTEEQRRAAATAMAAMAGVLNAGGTADHGHDHAESADDFDDSLEIEPISAQIGSSDESTLADEILDGGDAVSYEASLDVDAAAAEDIEPVGSDSAANGYEHELNGHGVNGGSDSGPTGSSFNVAVDWVSDSTADLGTTVALEHLSGSASESTDSESAAAVVEPIVVPVAAPAGRRPRRRAASRPAGPPTSSS, encoded by the coding sequence ATGTCCGAACCAGAAAACCCCACAGAGTCGACCGCAAGCGCTTCAGACTCGTTGGAGACGACGGCCCCCGCACCGCGGAAGGCCCCCCGCAAGTCCACCCCGCGCAAGGCCGCCGCAACTTCGGCTGAGCCCACTGCTGAATCGTCCGGGGCTGAGGTGACTGCCCCGCCGGTCAAGAAGGCCCGCAAGAGCTCACCGAAGAAGGCCGCCCAGCCCGAGCTTGTCGAGTCGGCTCCTGCTGACACCGGCAGCGCCGAGTCGGCATCCGACGCCCCGACCGCCCCGACCGCGCCGGTGAAGACGCCGCGCCGCCGGACGTCCAAGAAGGCACCCGAGGCCGAGACTTCGGCTGATGTCTCCAGCGCCGTCGATGTCACTCCGGACGCCCCAGCCGACGCTGCACCGGCCGCACCCGCCGCAGCTACTCGGCCGCCTCGCCGCCGGTCATCCAGGGCGGCTGGCGCCTCGACCTCCACTGAAGCTTCAGACACTGATGCCGCAGACAGTCTGCCGCCAGCCGTCGCCGCACCGGCCTTCGTAGCTCCGTCGGTGCTCTTCGTGCCGCCGTCCGAGGCGATCGCTCCGGCCCCCCGCACCCGTCGCCGCAGCAGTTCCGCCGCTACCTCCCCGGCGGCCGAGCACCCGATTCCGCCCACCGACGTCGACGAGGAACTCTCCGAAGAGGAACTCATCGAGGCGCTTGACGCCGCCGGTGGCCTCGAAGCCGTCGAGGTCCTCGACGCCGAAGAGGCCCGCGAGGTCGCGGCTGAAGAGGCGACCGGAGCCCGTCGCCGTCGCCGTCGTGGACGTCGTGGCCGTGGCGGACGCAATGGGGCCGAGGCCGGTGCCGAGGGCAGTAGCGATGACAACAGTGTCGAGGGCACGGACGGTGACGCCGATGTGACGTCGCAGAGCGACGCCCCCTCCGAGGCGACCGATTCAACTGGGGGCGACGAGCAGAGTGACGAGGGCGGCGGCAGCACGTCGTCGCGTCGCCGTCGCCGTCGCCGCCGTTCGGCCGATGGCTCCAATGACTCGGCGGAGGCCAGCGACACCGACGACCCGCCGAACACAGTGGTGCACGTCCGCAACACCCGTGGCGGTGGCAACAACAACGCCTCCGACGACGATGGCGTGCGGGGCGTCAAGGGTTCGACGCGGCTAGAGGCCAAGCGGCAGCGCCGTCGTGACGGCCGGGACACCAGTCGTCGTCGGCCGCCGATCCTGACCGAATCCGAATTCCTGGCTCGCCGTGAGTCGGTGGACCGGGTGATGGCCGTGCGTGAACTCGGCGACCGTACTCAGATCGCCGTCCTCGAAGACAACATCCTGGTCGAGCACTACGTCACTCGCGCCTCCAGCACCGCTTACGCCGGCAACGTGTATCTCGGTCGCGTGCAGAACGTGCTGCCAAGCATGGAGGCCGCATTCATCGACATCGGCAAGACGCGCAATGGCGTGCTCTACGCCGGCGAGGTCAACTGGGACGCGGCCGGAATCGACGGCAAGTCCCGGGCGATCGAGAATGCGCTGAGCTCCGGTGACACGGTGCTCGTGCAGGTCACCAAGGATCCGGTCGGCCAGAAGGGCGCTCGCCTGACGAGCCAGATCTCGCTGCCGGGCCGCTTCCTGGTCTACGTGCCGAATGGTGCGATGACCGGCATCAGCCGCAAACTTCCCGACGTCGAGCGCACTCGCCTGAAGTCGATCCTGAAGAAGATCGTCCCCGAGGATGCCGGCGTCATCGTCCGCACCGCCGCCGAAGGGGCAAGTGAAGCCGACCTCACCCACGATGTCGAACGTCTGAAGGCGCAGTGGGAGGCGATTCAGGCGAAGGCCGCCTCACCAAAGTCGGCCCCGACTCTGCTCTACGGTGAGCCCGATCTGGCGATCCGGGTCGTGCGAGACGTCTTCAACGAGGACTTCAACCGTCTCGTGGTGCAGGGTGACCGCGCCTGGTCGGAGATCTCGGGCTACGTCAACGACGTCGCTCCGGATCTCGCCGAGCGGGCCAGCAAGTACGTGGGAACCGGTGATCTCTTCGGAGACCTGCGGGTTGACGAGCAGTTGACGAAGGCACTCGACCGCAAGGTGTACCTGCCGTCTGGTGGCTCGCTGGTCATCGACCGTACCGAGGCCATGACAGTCGTCGACGTCAACACCGGCAAGTTCGTCGGGGCCGGCGGAAACCTCGAGCAGACGGTCACCCGCAACAACCTTGAAGCGGCCGAGGAGATCGTGCGCCAGTTGCGCCTGCGTGACGTCGGCGGCATCGTGGTCATCGACTTCATCGACATGGTGTTGGAGAGCAACCGCGATCTGGTGTTGCGACGCCTGACCGAATGCCTCGGTCGTGACCGGACGAAGCATCAGGTCGCCGAAGTCACCTCGCTTGGGTTGGTTCAGATGACCCGCAAGCGGGTTGGCGAGGGCCTGCTCGAAGCGTTCAGCGAGCCCTGCGAGCACTGCAAGGGACGCGGTGTGATCGTGCACAGCGAGCCGGTCGGTATCTCCTCGGCCGCGGTCGAGGCCGTCGACGAGGGTGGATCGAAGCGCAAGAGCCGCCGTAGCCGAGGCAAGGGTGCCGCCGCCGCCGAGTCGATCGAGCTGCCCGAGCCGATGACCGAGGAGCAGCGCCGCGCCGCCGCGACCGCAATGGCCGCGATGGCCGGTGTGCTCAACGCCGGTGGAACTGCCGATCACGGACACGATCACGCTGAATCCGCTGATGATTTCGATGATTCGCTCGAGATTGAGCCGATCTCGGCCCAGATCGGCTCATCCGATGAGTCGACGCTGGCCGACGAGATCCTCGATGGTGGCGACGCGGTCTCCTACGAGGCGTCGTTAGACGTCGACGCGGCCGCGGCCGAAGACATCGAGCCAGTGGGAAGCGACTCAGCCGCGAATGGCTACGAGCACGAACTGAACGGCCACGGCGTCAACGGTGGTTCCGACTCCGGCCCAACCGGCTCCAGCTTCAATGTGGCCGTCGATTGGGTCAGTGATTCGACGGCTGATCTTGGCACGACCGTCGCTCTGGAACACCTCAGTGGTTCGGCGAGTGAGTCGACCGACTCCGAGTCAGCCGCTGCCGTCGTCGAGCCGATCGTTGTGCCGGTGGCAGCGCCGGCCGGACGCCGCCCTCGTCGACGGGCTGCGAGCCGTCCGGCTGGACCGCCGACCTCATCTAGCTGA
- a CDS encoding TIGR03936 family radical SAM-associated protein, whose translation MARRVPEGPPPPPIVQRVRLRYAKRGRLRFTSHRDFARAFERALRRGNVPMAYSAGFSPHPKISYLGAAPTGVASEAEYLEIGLSTRMEVEEVRTRIDEALPDGLDIVEAVESAGGSLAEQMQASSWEIQLPGVTQTQARAAVEAFLAESEVPVERLTKDGRRTIDARGAVLAATVHGAPAEPDDENRAILALVVRQETPAVRPDDVLAALRSVAGLALALPPLAVRLAQGPLDESGVIGDPLAADRAARQSDS comes from the coding sequence ATGGCTCGTCGCGTCCCAGAGGGTCCGCCGCCACCGCCGATCGTGCAGCGAGTGCGATTGCGCTACGCCAAGCGAGGTCGGCTGCGGTTCACCTCGCATCGGGACTTCGCGCGAGCATTTGAACGTGCGCTCCGGCGGGGAAATGTCCCAATGGCCTACTCTGCCGGTTTCTCGCCGCATCCCAAGATCAGTTACCTCGGCGCCGCGCCGACCGGCGTGGCCAGTGAAGCGGAGTACCTGGAGATCGGTCTCTCCACCCGCATGGAGGTTGAGGAGGTCCGCACCCGCATCGACGAGGCGCTGCCGGACGGCCTGGACATCGTCGAGGCCGTCGAGTCCGCCGGTGGCTCACTGGCTGAGCAGATGCAGGCCTCGAGCTGGGAGATTCAACTCCCCGGGGTGACCCAGACGCAGGCCCGTGCGGCGGTGGAGGCGTTTCTGGCCGAGTCCGAGGTGCCCGTGGAGCGCCTCACAAAAGACGGTCGACGCACTATCGATGCTCGAGGAGCCGTGCTCGCTGCGACCGTGCATGGCGCGCCTGCGGAGCCGGACGACGAGAACCGTGCGATACTGGCACTGGTAGTACGACAGGAAACCCCTGCCGTGCGCCCCGATGATGTACTTGCCGCCTTGCGATCCGTCGCGGGTCTCGCCCTTGCTCTGCCGCCGTTGGCGGTTCGGCTGGCGCAGGGACCACTCGATGAATCAGGTGTGATCGGCGATCCGCTCGCCGCAGACCGAGCAGCGCGACAGTCAGATTCGTAG
- a CDS encoding DUF2510 domain-containing protein, with amino-acid sequence MTNIVPGWYPDPAGAPAARWWDGGKWSDSTRPLQGAPHVQQSTYGVQPTYGGQPVYGEQIFSEQPAQPQQSGFYAPPVATSAQQNYAQQSATGLLQRNKFTAITLAVCAVYAFLAVEAHIAVLGVLPVLLTARAFRAREPLAILAAVAAAVAVIFAITQFAH; translated from the coding sequence GTGACGAACATAGTGCCCGGTTGGTACCCGGATCCGGCCGGAGCGCCGGCAGCGCGCTGGTGGGACGGCGGCAAGTGGAGTGACTCCACTCGTCCGTTGCAGGGCGCGCCCCATGTCCAGCAGTCGACCTACGGAGTCCAACCCACTTACGGTGGACAGCCGGTCTACGGCGAGCAGATCTTCTCTGAGCAGCCCGCCCAACCGCAGCAGAGCGGGTTCTACGCGCCGCCGGTCGCGACCTCCGCGCAGCAGAACTATGCACAGCAGAGCGCGACCGGACTGCTGCAGCGGAACAAGTTCACCGCCATCACGCTGGCAGTCTGCGCGGTCTATGCATTCCTCGCGGTCGAAGCGCACATCGCTGTACTCGGCGTGCTGCCGGTTCTGCTCACGGCTCGGGCTTTTCGAGCCCGGGAGCCGTTGGCGATCCTGGCCGCCGTGGCCGCCGCAGTAGCCGTCATCTTCGCCATCACCCAGTTCGCGCACTAG
- a CDS encoding DNA polymerase Y family protein — protein sequence MSATRMIAIWCPDWPVTAAQLAAADARRPTLAVDPTEVPAAVFTANRVVACSHSAREAGVRRGLRRREAQARCPELTVLTRNEAAEARAFEPVVLALESLAPGVEVTRPGLAAIGVRGPTRYFGGEAQVLHVLSRSVAELQQANAGIGVGANLLLGVADGSFAAEQAARRALIVPAGESADFLAPLSVRTLDPSGTSALVDLLLRLGLRTLGAFAALPPREVLARFGSDGAWAHRQAGGRDDRPVAGRRPPAEFTVTLDFEPAVDRVDTVAFSARASTEKFVADLADNGLACTCFELQVLTENGTEAVRRWRHAGVLSSIDVLDRIRWQLEGWMSTHGPNSGGVTRLCLVPLETVPTGAHQQALWGGSGANDERAHRALARVQTLLGHGSVLTAVVQGGRDPLQRTGMTAWGDEPTPLRSPEQPWPGHLPAPAPSVLFDPPRPAQVLDVTGRPVTITPRGTVPSPPAHLVIEKRTVAVTSWAGPWPVDERWWSNESGRQLARFQLVDVHGRAYLVGCEMLSTRPSNGLDAAPRSGSDGVRGAGTTGGVSSTNDGARPGGGRSSDRIEAGGGEEFTARWSLHATYD from the coding sequence ATCTCTGCAACCAGGATGATCGCCATCTGGTGCCCCGACTGGCCGGTCACCGCCGCTCAGTTGGCGGCCGCCGACGCCCGGCGGCCCACACTGGCGGTCGATCCGACGGAGGTGCCAGCGGCCGTCTTCACCGCAAACCGAGTGGTGGCCTGTTCGCACTCGGCTCGGGAGGCGGGTGTACGCCGGGGGTTGCGCCGGCGCGAAGCCCAGGCCCGCTGCCCAGAATTGACTGTGCTCACCCGCAACGAGGCCGCCGAGGCGCGTGCCTTCGAGCCGGTGGTGCTGGCTCTGGAGTCACTGGCTCCCGGTGTCGAGGTCACCCGTCCTGGCCTGGCGGCGATCGGCGTCCGTGGTCCCACGCGCTACTTCGGCGGCGAGGCCCAAGTTTTGCATGTGCTCTCCCGCTCCGTCGCTGAACTGCAGCAGGCGAACGCCGGCATTGGTGTCGGTGCAAATCTACTGCTGGGCGTGGCCGACGGATCCTTCGCCGCCGAACAGGCCGCCCGCCGCGCGCTCATCGTGCCAGCCGGAGAATCTGCTGATTTTCTCGCACCATTGTCGGTACGCACTCTCGATCCATCCGGCACATCCGCCTTGGTCGACCTTCTGTTGCGGCTGGGCCTGCGCACTCTCGGTGCCTTCGCCGCACTACCGCCTCGGGAGGTGCTGGCCCGCTTCGGGTCAGACGGCGCCTGGGCCCATCGCCAGGCCGGCGGCCGGGACGACCGTCCGGTGGCCGGACGACGGCCGCCAGCCGAGTTCACCGTCACCCTCGACTTCGAGCCCGCCGTGGACCGGGTCGACACGGTGGCCTTCAGCGCCCGAGCCAGCACCGAGAAGTTCGTTGCCGACCTCGCCGACAATGGGCTGGCCTGCACCTGCTTCGAGCTGCAGGTGTTGACCGAGAACGGCACCGAGGCGGTTCGCCGGTGGCGTCACGCCGGTGTATTGAGCTCAATAGACGTACTGGACCGGATACGTTGGCAGCTCGAAGGCTGGATGAGCACGCATGGCCCGAACTCCGGCGGTGTGACCCGCCTCTGCCTCGTCCCGCTCGAGACGGTTCCCACTGGCGCTCATCAGCAAGCGCTCTGGGGAGGCTCAGGAGCAAACGACGAGCGAGCGCACCGCGCGCTGGCCCGAGTGCAGACACTGCTGGGGCATGGGTCCGTACTCACCGCCGTGGTCCAAGGCGGGCGAGATCCCCTGCAGCGCACCGGGATGACTGCTTGGGGCGATGAACCCACGCCACTACGTTCCCCGGAGCAGCCCTGGCCCGGGCACCTTCCGGCTCCCGCTCCCTCTGTTCTCTTCGACCCGCCACGTCCGGCGCAGGTCCTTGACGTCACCGGGCGCCCAGTCACGATCACTCCACGCGGCACCGTCCCCAGTCCTCCGGCGCATTTGGTCATAGAGAAGAGGACTGTTGCGGTGACCTCGTGGGCCGGGCCCTGGCCGGTGGATGAGCGCTGGTGGAGCAATGAATCGGGTCGTCAGCTGGCCCGATTCCAACTGGTCGACGTGCACGGGCGGGCCTACCTGGTTGGCTGCGAAATGCTCAGCACTCGGCCCAGCAATGGTCTCGACGCTGCTCCCCGGAGTGGCTCCGACGGCGTTCGCGGTGCGGGCACCACTGGTGGCGTCAGTAGCACCAACGATGGCGCGAGACCCGGCGGCGGCCGTAGTTCAGATCGGATCGAAGCCGGAGGTGGCGAGGAGTTCACGGCACGCTGGAGCTTGCACGCCACCTATGACTAG
- a CDS encoding transglycosylase family protein codes for MSQLLGPTSSLSFFGRTNEDEDSLEQQLLIEEAGEPVPAVKRWRRPRRIAAIVALATASIALVPLTSASADPSANAWYRLRMCESSNRYDINTGNSHYGAYQFDLSTWRSVGGNGYPNLASPAEQDKRALMLYRKRGWQPWQCARIIGLTNDSDARSGRTSDITVASDGSVAIPAKSKAPAWRGTRNYNIGDYNSVIAAWQVQMGKRGAPLVGTGQFGPKTVAAAKRLQARNGLPVTGIIGPNTWALAWNGKY; via the coding sequence TTGTCGCAGCTACTTGGCCCCACCAGCAGCCTGTCGTTCTTCGGACGCACCAACGAAGACGAGGACTCTCTTGAGCAGCAGTTGCTCATCGAAGAGGCTGGCGAGCCCGTCCCCGCCGTGAAGCGCTGGCGACGCCCGCGCCGCATTGCCGCGATCGTGGCGCTCGCGACTGCTTCAATCGCACTGGTTCCACTCACATCCGCCTCGGCTGACCCGTCGGCAAATGCTTGGTACCGGTTGCGCATGTGCGAGTCGAGCAATCGATATGACATCAACACCGGCAACAGCCACTACGGCGCATACCAGTTCGATCTCTCGACCTGGCGCAGCGTGGGCGGGAACGGCTACCCCAACCTCGCCTCGCCGGCCGAGCAGGACAAGCGTGCCCTGATGCTCTACCGCAAGCGCGGCTGGCAGCCATGGCAGTGCGCCCGCATCATTGGACTTACCAATGACTCAGATGCCCGGAGCGGACGCACCAGCGACATCACCGTAGCCAGCGACGGCAGCGTCGCGATTCCGGCCAAGAGCAAGGCGCCGGCTTGGCGAGGAACTCGCAACTACAACATCGGTGACTACAACTCCGTGATCGCGGCCTGGCAGGTTCAGATGGGCAAGCGGGGTGCACCGCTCGTTGGAACCGGCCAGTTCGGACCCAAGACTGTTGCTGCCGCCAAGCGACTGCAGGCACGAAATGGGCTACCCGTCACTGGCATCATCGGACCCAACACCTGGGCGCTCGCCTGGAACGGCAAGTACTAG
- a CDS encoding DUF4262 domain-containing protein: protein MCTMCEGADANTAMLGLLSKIDATGWALVGVTESPGDPGPPFAYTVGLTTFGHPELAIYGLSTEVSSRILNAIGDGIVAGCPIAAGSRLTGLVDKADVIFEVIQMTDTMDLIYVREIYGACEEALQIVWPDARGRLPWQENCAQKPGRQPLYGPAPVR from the coding sequence ATGTGCACGATGTGCGAGGGTGCCGACGCGAACACGGCGATGCTGGGGTTGCTGTCGAAGATCGACGCGACCGGCTGGGCGCTCGTCGGTGTAACCGAAAGTCCGGGCGACCCCGGACCGCCGTTTGCCTACACCGTTGGGTTGACGACGTTCGGGCATCCGGAGCTGGCGATCTATGGCCTGTCGACCGAGGTTTCCAGTCGGATTCTTAACGCGATCGGAGACGGGATCGTCGCCGGATGTCCGATTGCCGCCGGTAGTCGACTGACAGGCTTGGTTGATAAGGCAGATGTCATCTTCGAGGTGATACAGATGACCGACACGATGGACCTGATCTATGTTCGCGAGATCTATGGAGCGTGCGAGGAGGCGCTTCAGATCGTCTGGCCGGATGCGCGCGGCCGGTTACCCTGGCAAGAGAATTGCGCGCAGAAACCTGGACGTCAACCTCTATATGGGCCGGCACCGGTCCGATAG
- a CDS encoding HNH endonuclease signature motif containing protein has translation MVGGPEVDASPKVAALLEAVTAAVDTLLDAPLPSLTSTELLELVQGWETHRRREVAVEHLLLSAVMGRGVAGEFGFASPQALLVGVLRVDPGEAKARVRAAQDLGPRTGLTGEQLEPVFGETAAAQKTGVISAGHAKVITTTLDGLSEDLDFAHGARVQAELVAQARWFTPRDLAKLATRIVAHLDPDGTEPSDTRQQQNRGFTLARRPDGMVIPTGALTPACGAALEAVLDCLSAPTPATPAPASDTDAGAGQTGTTGGAAGDSGGVGDGVVERDSRTPAQRRHDALLDSSLRLLADGGLPPSGGVPTTLLITMSDEQFRTQTGYATTSHGDLISIPEAMTVAEEADVVSVLLNPTGGVISHGRQRRLASPAQRLALYARDQGCCFPGCTIPVQWTQVHHQIPWHRGGKTSIHTMALLCGHHHRTFEQLGWTLTMTNGIPYWIPPPWIDPTQQPTRNTQHHPPPIPIDAAPIRADRDCDLGGDGPPPQQGSSP, from the coding sequence ATGGTTGGAGGGCCTGAAGTCGACGCATCACCGAAAGTGGCTGCCCTGTTGGAGGCGGTCACGGCGGCGGTCGACACCCTGCTCGACGCCCCGTTGCCGTCGCTGACCTCCACCGAGCTGCTGGAACTGGTGCAGGGCTGGGAGACGCACCGCCGCCGGGAGGTCGCGGTGGAGCATCTGCTGCTGTCGGCGGTGATGGGACGAGGGGTGGCCGGTGAGTTCGGGTTCGCGTCCCCGCAGGCGTTGTTGGTGGGGGTGTTGCGGGTCGATCCAGGGGAGGCGAAGGCCCGGGTCAGAGCGGCGCAGGACCTCGGTCCGCGGACCGGTCTGACCGGGGAACAACTGGAACCGGTGTTCGGTGAGACCGCGGCCGCGCAGAAGACGGGGGTGATCTCGGCCGGGCATGCGAAGGTCATCACCACCACGCTGGACGGGTTGAGCGAGGACCTGGACTTCGCCCACGGGGCCCGGGTCCAGGCCGAGCTGGTGGCCCAGGCCCGCTGGTTCACCCCCCGAGACCTCGCGAAACTCGCCACCCGGATCGTGGCCCATCTCGACCCTGACGGCACCGAACCGTCTGACACCCGGCAGCAGCAGAACCGGGGGTTCACGTTGGCCCGGCGCCCGGATGGGATGGTCATCCCGACCGGGGCACTGACCCCGGCCTGCGGCGCTGCGTTGGAAGCTGTCCTCGACTGTCTCAGCGCACCCACCCCCGCGACCCCCGCCCCGGCCAGCGACACCGATGCCGGTGCCGGCCAGACCGGCACGACGGGCGGCGCGGCCGGCGACAGCGGCGGTGTCGGTGACGGGGTGGTGGAACGTGACTCCCGGACCCCGGCGCAACGCCGTCATGACGCGTTGCTGGACTCCTCCCTCCGACTGCTGGCCGACGGTGGGCTCCCACCCAGCGGTGGGGTACCGACCACGTTGTTGATCACGATGAGCGACGAGCAGTTCCGCACCCAGACCGGGTACGCCACCACCAGCCACGGCGACCTCATCAGCATCCCGGAAGCCATGACAGTGGCTGAGGAAGCCGACGTCGTGTCGGTGCTGCTCAACCCGACCGGTGGGGTCATCAGCCACGGCCGGCAACGACGATTGGCATCTCCTGCTCAACGGCTCGCGTTGTATGCCAGGGACCAGGGGTGTTGTTTCCCCGGCTGCACCATCCCGGTCCAGTGGACCCAGGTCCACCACCAGATCCCCTGGCACCGCGGCGGGAAGACCTCAATTCACACGATGGCCCTGCTCTGCGGGCATCACCACCGCACCTTCGAGCAACTCGGCTGGACCCTCACCATGACCAACGGCATCCCCTACTGGATCCCACCACCCTGGATCGACCCGACCCAACAACCCACCCGAAACACCCAACACCACCCACCCCCCATACCGATCGATGCTGCGCCGATCCGCGCGGATCGCGACTGCGACCTCGGCGGCGACGGCCCCCCACCGCAACAGGGATCCAGCCCCTAA
- a CDS encoding NAD(P)H-dependent oxidoreductase has protein sequence MAGMLESVLSGTAAEGIEGVDVAVRAALAATAVDVLAADAFLLGTPANIGYMSGALKHFFDQIYYPTLAEKVGAPYGCFIHGNNDTAGALRGVQAIAKGLGWREVHEPVLTVGAPSKADLDACWDLGATVAASLL, from the coding sequence ATGGCCGGGATGCTCGAATCGGTGCTCAGCGGTACCGCAGCGGAGGGGATCGAAGGTGTCGACGTAGCGGTTCGGGCCGCGCTGGCGGCAACGGCGGTCGACGTGCTTGCGGCAGATGCGTTTCTGCTCGGAACACCCGCAAATATCGGCTATATGTCTGGCGCGCTGAAACATTTCTTCGATCAGATCTACTATCCGACCCTGGCCGAGAAGGTGGGCGCGCCGTACGGATGCTTCATTCATGGCAATAACGACACCGCCGGCGCCCTGCGTGGGGTGCAGGCAATCGCGAAGGGCCTCGGCTGGAGAGAGGTTCACGAGCCGGTGCTGACGGTCGGCGCGCCATCCAAGGCCGACCTGGACGCCTGCTGGGACTTGGGCGCGACTGTCGCGGCCAGCCTCCTTTAG
- a CDS encoding aldo/keto reductase, with protein MSVPNVTLNNGVEIPQLGFGVYQVKPTETVEAVTAAFKVGYRHIDTAQMYGNEKEVGQALAQSDLEPADVFITSKLNNGFHGFDSALKAFDRTLADLQLEKIDLFLIHWPLPKVGNFVETWKALERIYSEGRARAIGVSNFHPHHLRRLHEETEITPAVNQIEVHPYLTQQELLAFDAEHGIATEAWSPIAQGLVLNDPTITAIARDHGKSPAQVVLRWHIELGSIVFPKSVTPARIQENFEIFDFELTPAEVGLISALNKDERTGPNPDEFNWIPN; from the coding sequence ATGTCTGTCCCCAATGTAACGCTCAACAATGGTGTCGAGATCCCCCAGCTGGGATTCGGTGTGTACCAGGTGAAGCCCACTGAGACCGTCGAGGCTGTCACGGCCGCCTTCAAGGTCGGCTACCGGCACATCGACACAGCGCAGATGTACGGGAACGAGAAGGAGGTCGGGCAGGCGCTGGCGCAGTCGGATCTTGAGCCGGCTGACGTCTTCATCACCAGCAAGCTGAACAACGGTTTCCACGGCTTTGACAGCGCGCTGAAGGCCTTCGACCGGACGCTGGCCGACCTGCAGCTGGAGAAGATTGACCTCTTCCTGATTCACTGGCCGTTGCCGAAGGTCGGGAACTTCGTCGAGACCTGGAAGGCATTGGAGCGTATCTACTCCGAGGGTCGCGCCCGCGCGATCGGCGTCTCGAACTTCCATCCGCATCACCTTCGTCGGCTGCACGAAGAGACCGAGATAACCCCGGCCGTGAATCAGATCGAGGTGCATCCCTACCTGACTCAGCAGGAACTGCTCGCGTTCGACGCTGAACACGGTATCGCTACCGAGGCGTGGTCGCCGATCGCGCAGGGTCTGGTGTTGAATGACCCGACGATCACCGCCATCGCCCGCGATCACGGTAAGTCGCCGGCCCAGGTGGTGCTGCGCTGGCACATCGAATTGGGCAGCATCGTCTTCCCGAAGTCGGTCACGCCCGCTCGTATTCAGGAGAACTTCGAGATCTTCGACTTCGAGCTGACTCCGGCCGAGGTCGGTCTCATCTCGGCGCTGAACAAGGATGAGCGCACTGGCCCGAACCCGGACGAGTTCAACTGGATCCCCAACTAA